The following nucleotide sequence is from Gammaproteobacteria bacterium.
TGATGATGCGATTCGACACCCGGTCGAGAAACTCGTACGGCAGGTGGGCCCAGCGCGCCGTCATGAAATCGACGGTTTCTACCGCGCGCAAGGCAATTACATAGTCGTATTTGCGCGCATCGCCCATCACCGCCACCGAACGCACCGGCAGGAACACCGCGAACGCCTGGCTCACCTTGTCGTACAGACCGGCAGCACGCAGTTCGGAAATAAAAATATGGTCGGCCTCGCGCAGCAACGCCGCAGATTCGGCATGCACTTCACCGAGAATCCGCACGCCCAGGCCGGGGCCGGGAAACGGATGCCGAAACACCATGTCATACGGTAATCCCAGCTCGAGACCTATTGTACGCACCTCGTCCTTGAACAGTTCACGCAACGGCTCGACCAGCTTCATGCGCATATGCTCCGGCAGGCCGCCGACATTGTGATGCGACTTGATCACGTGTGCCTTGCCGGTGCTGGCGCCGGCTGACTCGATCACGTCGGGGTAAATCGTGCCTTGCGCGAGAAAGCCGATATTTGCAAGTCTGCCGGCCTCGTCCTCGAATACGTCGATAAACGTGCGGCCGATAATTTTGCGTTTATCTTCCGGATCGGCGACCCCCTGCAGTGCTGACAGAAAACGATCCGCCGCATCGACACGGATGACGCGCACGCCCATGTGCTCGCCAAAGGTGGCCATTACTTCGTCACCCTCTTTTTTGCGCAGCAGGCCGGTATCTACAAACACACACGTCAACTGGTCGCCGATGGCCCGGTGCAGGAGTGCTGCCACAACGGACGAATCGACCCCTCCGGACAGGCCCAGCAAAACGCCGCCATCACCAACCGTTTCGCGTACATTCGCAATCGCGTCGTCGATAATGTTTTCGGACTGCCACAGTGCGGCGCAGCCACAGATATCCCGCACAAAACGCCTGATAATGCGCTTGCCCTGGCGGGTGTGCGTCACCTCCGGATGGAACTGCAGCCCGTAAAACTGACGACCCTCGTCAGCCATGCCGGCAAGCGGCGCGCTGGCGGTCTCGGCGATCACCTGGAAACCGGGCGGTAACGATTCAACCCGGTCGCCGTGGCTCATCCAGACATCAAGCAATGCCTGCCCATGTTCATCGGCGTGATCCTCGATACCTTCGAGCAGGCTACTGCTGCCCGTAATATGAACGCGGGCATAGCCGAATTCCTTGCTGCTGGAGGTATCGACGCGGCCACCCAGCTGCGCCGCCATGGTCTGGAAGCCGTAGCAGATTCCCAGCACCGGCACGCCGAGTTCGTAGACCAGCTCGGGGGCCACCGGCGGTGTCTCCAGCGTTACTGACTCCGGGCCACCCGACAGAATTACTCCACGCGGAGAGAACTGCGCAACGGCGCTTTCGCCCACGTCCCACGGCATGATCTCGCAGTAGACTCCCTGCTCGCGAACCCTGCGTGCTATCAGCTGGGTGTACTGCGAGCCAAAGTCGAGAATCAGGACGCGCTCAGCGTGAATATCGGGCGCCGGGTTCGTACTCATATCAATCGCGACGTCCGAAACGGTAGTTGGGCGGCTCCTTGGTAATAGTCACATCGTGCACATGACCCTCCACCACGCCGGCACCACTGACGCGCACGAACACCGGATCGCTGCGCATCGCTTCGATGTTGACGCTGCCGGTATAGCCCATCGACGAACGCAGTCCGCCGGCAAGCTGGTGAACAATTTTTATTACGCTACCCTTGTAGGGCACACGGCCCTCGACCCCCTCCGGCACAAGCTTTTCAACTTCGTCAGTGGGATCCTGGAAGTAGCGCTCGGCGGAGCCATGACGCTGCGCCATTGCGCCGAGCGAGCCCATGCCGCGATAGGTTTTATAAGAGCGGCCCTGGTACAGCTCCACTTCGCCGGGCGATTCCTCGGTGCCGGCAAACAGTCCACCGATCATCACGGTGTGAGCGCCGGCAGCAATGGCTTTGGCAATATCGCCGGAATAGCGTATGCCGCCATCGGCAATAAGCGGCACGCCAGTACCCTGCAGCGCCGCCGCGACATTACTGATCGCGGTTACCTGAGGCATGCCGACACCGGCTACTACCCGGGTTGTGCAGATTGAACCGGGCCCGATGCCAACCTTGACCGCATCGGCGCCGGCCTCGACCAGCGCGCTGGCCGCTTCTGCCGTGACGATATTGCCACCGATCAGCGCCAGATCAGGCCATGCCTGGCGGATGCCACGCACAGTCTGCAGCACGCTCGCAGTGTGCCCATGCGAAGTATCCACGACAATAACGTCAACACCGGCTTCGACCAGCGCGCCAACGCGGTCCATGGTGTCAGCGCTGGTGCCAACGGCGGCGCCCACGCGCAATGCGCCACGCTCATCCTTGCTGGCGTTGGGAAAGTCCTTGGCTTTCTGGAAATCCTTGACCGTAATCATGCCCTTGAGCTGATAACCGTCTGCGACTACCAGAACTTTTTCAATGCGGTGCTTGTGCAGCAGCGCCAGCACTTCATTCTTGGGTGCGTTCTCCGGCACGGTGACCAGTTTGTCCTGCGGCGTCATTACCGTACTTACCGGCGCATCGAGCTGGGTTTCGAAGCGGATGTCGCGATGCGTGACGATGCCTACCACCTTGCTGCCGTCCACGACCGGAACACCGGAGATGTTCTTCTCCCGGGTCAGTTCGATTACCTGGCGGATGGTCAGATCGGGCGTAACCGTGATCGGGTCGGTGATAATTCCGCTTTCGTATTTTTTGACACGGCGCACCTCACGCGCCTGTGCCTCTGCGGTCATGTTTTTGTGGATAAAGCCGAGGCCGCCTTCCTGCGCAAGGGTGATCGCCAGCCTCGCTTCGGTAACCGTATCCATAGCCGCCGAAACCAGCGGCAGCTGCAGCGAGATGGTGCGGGTGAGCTGCGTGCCCAGATCGACATCGCGCGGCAGTATTTCGGAGTACGCGGGCTGTAGCAGCACATCGTCGAATGTGAGGGCTTCCTGGATGACGCGCATATACTTTTCCCGCTGACCGTACGTTAACCGGCCATTTTACGGGGCGCAGATTTGCCGGTAAAGACGACAATGCGCCGGGGCGACTCAATTGGCATGAATGCCTTATCATTACTGGATGGACACCCCCGACAACCCGCAGCTGGACCTGGTCCCTGGCCGCGACATCTACTCGGTTGCGCGCCTCAACCGCGAGGTGCGGGCGCGGCTGGAATCGGGATTCGGGGCGGTTTGGGTTGAGGGCGAGCTGTCCAACGTCAGCACGCCCCGCTCCGGTCATATTTACTTCACGCTCAAAGACGATCGCGCACAGGTGCGCTGCGCCATGTTCTCGTCACGCAAGCGTACGCTGGGCTTTCGCCCGGCCAACGGTACCCAGGTGCTGGTTAATGCGCGCCTGTCTGTCTACGAACCACGCGGCGACTACCAGCTCATAGTCGAAAGC
It contains:
- the guaA gene encoding glutamine-hydrolyzing GMP synthase, whose translation is MSTNPAPDIHAERVLILDFGSQYTQLIARRVREQGVYCEIMPWDVGESAVAQFSPRGVILSGGPESVTLETPPVAPELVYELGVPVLGICYGFQTMAAQLGGRVDTSSSKEFGYARVHITGSSSLLEGIEDHADEHGQALLDVWMSHGDRVESLPPGFQVIAETASAPLAGMADEGRQFYGLQFHPEVTHTRQGKRIIRRFVRDICGCAALWQSENIIDDAIANVRETVGDGGVLLGLSGGVDSSVVAALLHRAIGDQLTCVFVDTGLLRKKEGDEVMATFGEHMGVRVIRVDAADRFLSALQGVADPEDKRKIIGRTFIDVFEDEAGRLANIGFLAQGTIYPDVIESAGASTGKAHVIKSHHNVGGLPEHMRMKLVEPLRELFKDEVRTIGLELGLPYDMVFRHPFPGPGLGVRILGEVHAESAALLREADHIFISELRAAGLYDKVSQAFAVFLPVRSVAVMGDARKYDYVIALRAVETVDFMTARWAHLPYEFLDRVSNRIINEIDGVSRVTYDISGKPPATIEWE
- the guaB gene encoding IMP dehydrogenase, which encodes MRVIQEALTFDDVLLQPAYSEILPRDVDLGTQLTRTISLQLPLVSAAMDTVTEARLAITLAQEGGLGFIHKNMTAEAQAREVRRVKKYESGIITDPITVTPDLTIRQVIELTREKNISGVPVVDGSKVVGIVTHRDIRFETQLDAPVSTVMTPQDKLVTVPENAPKNEVLALLHKHRIEKVLVVADGYQLKGMITVKDFQKAKDFPNASKDERGALRVGAAVGTSADTMDRVGALVEAGVDVIVVDTSHGHTASVLQTVRGIRQAWPDLALIGGNIVTAEAASALVEAGADAVKVGIGPGSICTTRVVAGVGMPQVTAISNVAAALQGTGVPLIADGGIRYSGDIAKAIAAGAHTVMIGGLFAGTEESPGEVELYQGRSYKTYRGMGSLGAMAQRHGSAERYFQDPTDEVEKLVPEGVEGRVPYKGSVIKIVHQLAGGLRSSMGYTGSVNIEAMRSDPVFVRVSGAGVVEGHVHDVTITKEPPNYRFGRRD